The sequence ACAGTACCAATAATGATCCCGTGGATTATACCGCCTCGGACGATTACTATGGGACAGACGGAGATTATACAGATGGTGACGCTAATGAAGTGATGCTTGATGCCTTGATTAAATATCTTAACCAAATGGCACTGTTGGAGAAGTATGAGAAGTCAGCATTATCGGCGTACAACAAGTATCGGGTAGTGACTCCGTCCAACCGTAAGCAAGCTTTTTTAGCGTTCAACAACGTGATCGTCCCCAATTACACCAAACTTGTAGTGGGCGTAAAAAAGGTTGTGCCGTCGAATGAAGAATTGGCTGTCATTCATAGCTATTATCTCTCCGGCGCCAAGCTCCAGCTCGAAGGATTGACCATGATGAAGAGCTCATTATACAGTACGAAAATTGACAATAAAAAGTTTGCAAATGCCAATAAGAAGATAGCTGCGGGTATCGCGCTGTTTAACAAGGCCGAGGCAAAAATAAATGAATACACGTCCAAATACGGCGGTTAATCAAACGGCCTCTTCCTGAGCATCTTGGTTAGGCGGAATATGCGCGGTTTCCCGAAGTTTGGGGCCGCGTTTTTTGTTTGGTCAGGTCCAAATAGCCATAGCGGAAACTCCTTCTATTGTAGGCAATGACTCTTTACAATTTGTATATCAGCAGTTTAGGAAATTTGGCCGGATAGCTTTATTTAGCGTGACGGGAGGTACCGGACATGTTTGAATTCGCCAAAAAGAAAAAATCCGCCAGGCTTATCGAGCTTGAGGCTCCATTAAAAGGAAAGACGCTGACGCTGGCAGAAGTTCCGGACCCGGCATTTTCAGGCGGCACTATAGGGAAAGGGAGAGCGATCCTGCCCTCGGAAGGCAAAGTAACGGCGCCTTGTCCGGGAACGGTCGTCCATATAATGGAGAAGAGCAAGCACGCGCTGCTGCTCGAACATGAAACCGGTATTCTGATATTGATTCATGTCGGCATTGAAACGGTATCGTTAAAGGGAGAAGGCTTTTACTCCTGTGTGAGTGCAGGCGATAAAGTAAGCACCGGCCAGACGCTGCTGGAGTTCAACCTGGATGTCATTGCAAAAGCGGGGTTGTCCCCGATCACTCCAATTATCATACCTGACGGTCAGGACTTGATTGAAAGTGTGGAGTTGAGCGATGATATGGCCTCCCGGGTGAATGAATCTTTTATCCGGATTTGGCTGAAGAATCTATAGAAACAAAGGCAGGATGAATATCCTGGCCTATCCACATTACGACGCGGTTTTCCCGGTTTCGGGGACTGCGTTTTGTATTTTTCCGGCATTTATCGGCGCGCTTGGCGGATTACAAGGCTTTTGATTGATTAATTCCTCATTTTTCTGTACAATTTTCAAGATTATTATGAAATCTTTGCGGCAGCTTATCCTAAAATAATATTCTGGCGTGGTGAAGGAATGAGAATAAAGGACTTTGTAAATGCGTCCGATGCTTCCATACATAGGCAGACCAAATGGATCAAACGTTTTTTGGAGACTTATTGGGTTGTCATTGCGCTGCATTTTGCCGCCCAGTTGTACGCATACCTTTTTCTTCCATATGAGATTGAAGCCGGGATTTTCTATTATAAGGTTCTTTTGGGGCCGACGGTGCTGATGGGGGGAAGTGTCGCGGCGGCCCAACTGATCGACCGGTATGCGGGCAGATACTCTTTCATCTCCTTGTTTGCGGCGGGCACATTCGTCTCGATGGTGATTATCCATCTGAATATGGATATTCGCATTATAGGGGCCATTATGCTGCTGCCCATTATGGCTTCAG is a genomic window of Paenibacillus durus ATCC 35681 containing:
- a CDS encoding PTS glucose transporter subunit IIA translates to MFEFAKKKKSARLIELEAPLKGKTLTLAEVPDPAFSGGTIGKGRAILPSEGKVTAPCPGTVVHIMEKSKHALLLEHETGILILIHVGIETVSLKGEGFYSCVSAGDKVSTGQTLLEFNLDVIAKAGLSPITPIIIPDGQDLIESVELSDDMASRVNESFIRIWLKNL